The Waddlia chondrophila WSU 86-1044 genomic sequence AAACCCTTAAATCCGACAAGTCCGCATGGGAAGAAGAGTTAAAAGATCGTGAAGAATTAGAAGGAACTATAGCCGATGGCTTTGAAGAAGAATAATCCGCTTCAAGGTGAGGTTTGGCTTTTTGATCCTGACCCAGTTAAGGGAAATGAGATTGGGAAGAAGGTTCGTCCTGCTCTTGTCGTCTCTAATAACCTGATGAACAAAGGAGTGTCAGGCCTTATTATCATTGTCCCCATCACAAGCAAGGACAAGAAAATTCCTTCCCATATTCGGATTGAGCCACCAGAAGGTGGAGTTAACCTTCCTAGTTTTGCTGTATGCGAGCAAGTTCGGTCTATTAGCAAAAGTAGACTTGTAAAAAGATTAGGCAAGGTTCAGTCTGCAACCGTGCTTAAAGAAGTCGGTTCATGGTTGAACGATCTTCTGTGGATTGATATTTAGGGATCGTTTTCTGTATTTTTTTAAGCGAGTTTGAATTTACGGAAATTCGTATATAATGATTTATGGAAATACGCATTTTATTCTGTT encodes the following:
- a CDS encoding type II toxin-antitoxin system PemK/MazF family toxin — encoded protein: MALKKNNPLQGEVWLFDPDPVKGNEIGKKVRPALVVSNNLMNKGVSGLIIIVPITSKDKKIPSHIRIEPPEGGVNLPSFAVCEQVRSISKSRLVKRLGKVQSATVLKEVGSWLNDLLWIDI